A stretch of Telopea speciosissima isolate NSW1024214 ecotype Mountain lineage chromosome 11, Tspe_v1, whole genome shotgun sequence DNA encodes these proteins:
- the LOC122645077 gene encoding acetylajmalan esterase-like, with product MAIFKSSLLIHTSFLFHLLLLLLLHPCTATRFIKSCSFDAIYQFGDSISDTGNLIREAPIGTATPFGHLPYGMTLSNTPTGRCSNGLLMVDYVAMALQVPLLNPYLKRDADFSHGVNFAVAGSTALDTTVLAEQNIYAPVTNSSLFVQLDWFKTHLKSICPTETECRQKLGKSLFMVGEIGGNDYNYAFFQGKTMEEVESLIPSVVQRIKDAVTEVIKFGATRVVVPGNFPIGCIPIYLAAFKSNDPASYDELKCLKGLNSFAMTHNIQLQGAISLLREEHDSNIDIVYADYYTAYQWVLSHAPFLGFDVTSIEKACCGTGGEYNFNVTKMCGAEGVQVCSNPETHMSWDGVHSTQNGYRLMADWLLRDIKPKIRCFF from the exons ATGGCGATCTTCAAGTCTTCACTGTTGATTCATACTTCTttcctcttccatcttcttcttcttcttcttcttcatccctGTACCGCTACTCGATTCATCAAAAGCTGTTCATTCGATGCTATATATCAATTTGGAGACTCCATATCCGATACCGGCAATCTAATCCGCGAAGCTCCAATCGGAACTGCTACTCCGTTTGGTCATCTTCCCTATGGGATGACATTGTCCAATACTCCTACCGGTCGATGCTCCAATGGGCTTCTAATGGTTGATTATGTTG CAATGGCCCTGCAAGTCCCCCTTCTTAATCCTTATTTGAAACGAGATGCCGATTTTAGTCATGGAGTTAACTTTGCAGTAGCTGGATCTACTGCCTTGGACACTACTGTTCTTGCTGAACAGAACATTTATGCCCCTGTAACCAACAGTTCTCTGTTTGTCCAACTCGACTGGTTCAAGACACATCTCAAATCCATTTGCCCTACTGAGACAG AGTGTAGACAGAAGCTTGGAAAGTCTCTTTTCATGGTTGGAGAGATTGGAGGGAATGACTACAACTATGCATTCTTTCAAGGAAAAACCATGGAAGAGGTTGAAAGTCTAATTCCTTCAGTTGTTCAAAGGATCAAAGATGCTGTCACG GAAGTGATTAAATTTGGTGCAACAAGAGTGGTGGTTCCTGGAAATTTTCCTATTGGGTGTATACCGATCTATCTCGCCGCATTCAAGAGCAATGATCCGGCATCTTACGATGAACTCAAATGCCTGAAAGGATTAAACAGTTTTGCAATGACACATAACATACAACTTCAAGGAGCTATTAGTTTGTTGAGGGAAGAGCATGATAGTAATATTGACATTGTATATGCTGACTATTACACAGCTTATCAATGGGTGCTTTCACATGCCCCTTTCCTTG GTTTTGATGTGACCTCCATTGAAAAAGCATGTTGTGGAACTGGGGGAGAATACAACTTCAATGTGACAAAGATGTGTGGAGCTGAAGGAGTTCAAGTTTGCTCAAATCCAGAAACACATATGAGCTGGGATGGTGTTCATTCCACACAGAATGGTTACAGGTTGATGGCAGATTGGCTCCTTCGTGACATCAAGCCTAAAATCCGATGCTTcttttga
- the LOC122645076 gene encoding acetylajmalan esterase-like, producing the protein MAIFNSSLLIHTSFLFLLLLLPLLHPCTATRLIKNCSFDAIYQFGDSISDTGNLIREAPIGTATPYGHLPYGMTLSNTPTGRCSDGLLMIDYIAMALQIPLLNPYLKRDSDFSHGVNFAVAGSTALDTTFLAKQRIFSPLTNSSLFVQLGWFMTHLKSICSTETECRQKLGNSLFLVGEIGGNDYNYAFFQGKTMEEVESLIPSVVQKIKDAVTEVIKVGATRVVVPGNFPIRCIPIYLTAFAINDPASYDELKCLKGLNNFAMNHNIQLQGAISLLREEQGSNIDIAYADYYTAYQWVLSHAHFLGLDVNSIEKACCGTGGEYNFNLIKMCGAEGVQVCSNPETYMSWDGVHSTQNGYRLMADWLLRDIKPKIRCFF; encoded by the exons ATGGCAATCTTCAATTCTTCCCTATTAATTCAtacttccttcctcttccttcttcttcttcttcctcttcttcatccctGTACTGCTACTCGATTAATCAAGAACTGTTCATTCGATGCTATATATCAATTTGGAGACTCCATATCCGATACCGGCAATCTAATCCGCGAAGCTCCAATTGGAACTGCTACTCCGTATGGTCATCTTCCCTATGGTATGACATTGTCCAATACCCCTACCGGACGATGCTCCGATGGTCTTCTCATGATTGACTATATTG CAATGGCTCTTCAAATCCCCCTTCTTAACCCTTATTTGAAACGAGATTCCGATTTTAGCCATGGAGTTAACTTTGCAGTAGCTGGATCTACTGCCTTGGACACTACTTTTCTGGCCAAACAGagaattttttcccctttaacCAACAGTTCACTCTTTGTCCAACTTGGCTGGTTCATGACACATCTCAAATCCATTTGCTCTACTGAGACAg AGTGTAGACAGAAGCTTGGAAATTCTCTCTTCTTGGTTGGAGAGATTGGAGGGAATGACTACAACTATGCATTCTTTCAAGGGAAAACCATGGAAGAGGTTGAAAGTCTAATTCCTTCTGTTgttcaaaaaatcaaagatgctgtCACA GAAGTGATTAAAGTAGGTGCAACAAGAGTGGTGGTTCCTGGAAATTTTCCTATTCGATGTATACCAATCTATCTCACCGCATTCGCGATCAATGATCCAGCATCTTACGATGAACTCAAATGCCTGAAAGGATTAAACAATTTTGCAATGAACCATAACATACAACTTCAAGGAGCAATTAGTTTGTTGAGGGAAGAGCAAGGTAGTAATATTGATATTGCTTATGCTGACTACTACACAGCTTATCAGTGGGTGCTTTCTCATGCCCATTTCCTTG gtttAGATGTGAACTCCATTGAAAAAGCATGTTGTGGAACTGGGGGAGAATACAACTTCAATTTGATAAAGATGTGTGGAGCTGAAGGAGTTCAAGTTTGCTCAAATCCAGAAACATATATGAGTTGGGATGGTGTTCATTCCACACAGAATGGATACAGGTTGATGGCAGATTGGCTCCTTCGTGACATCAAGCCTAAAATCCGATGCTTcttttga